The proteins below come from a single Parageobacillus thermoglucosidasius genomic window:
- a CDS encoding AAA family ATPase translates to MKLAISGKGGVGKTTIAANLIKNFASQGYQVYAVDADPDTSLGMALGLPEEQIGSLKPIVDMREVIAERTGGSGAYFSLNPEVDSLLEDYTIKSGNIRFLKMGAIKPGGSACYCRENTVLNAIINSLILKHQEMVILDMSAGIEHLTRGTARGVNLMLIVTEPTLVSVQTALVVRKLASDIGVEKIKFVGNKLRHPKDEEFILSHLPPDDVIGLIPFQTKILDQAAGFVEDQSFTAEGIADLAVRLLDEALLNH, encoded by the coding sequence ATGAAATTAGCTATTTCTGGGAAAGGTGGTGTCGGCAAAACCACCATCGCTGCTAATTTAATCAAGAATTTTGCTTCGCAAGGTTACCAAGTATATGCCGTTGATGCCGATCCCGATACGAGCTTGGGAATGGCCCTAGGGCTTCCCGAGGAACAGATTGGCAGCTTGAAGCCTATTGTCGATATGCGTGAGGTGATTGCAGAACGCACAGGCGGCAGTGGAGCTTACTTTTCTTTAAATCCGGAAGTAGATAGCTTATTAGAGGATTACACCATCAAAAGTGGAAACATCCGTTTTTTGAAAATGGGGGCTATTAAGCCCGGAGGTTCTGCGTGTTATTGTCGGGAAAACACTGTCTTAAATGCCATCATCAATTCTCTTATCTTAAAACACCAAGAAATGGTAATCCTAGACATGAGTGCGGGAATTGAACACTTGACCCGGGGCACGGCCCGCGGAGTAAATCTGATGCTGATTGTCACCGAACCAACTCTCGTTAGCGTTCAGACAGCTTTGGTCGTGCGAAAATTGGCCTCAGATATCGGGGTGGAGAAAATCAAATTTGTGGGCAATAAATTGCGCCATCCTAAAGATGAAGAATTTATTCTCAGTCACTTGCCGCCAGATGACGTCATTGGACTGATCCCTTTTCAAACAAAAATTTTGGATCAGGCTGCCGGTTTTGTCGAGGACCAATCTTTTACCGCTGAAGGGATTGCGGATCTAGCTGTTAGATTGCTTGATGAAGCGCTTTTAAACCATTAA
- a CDS encoding NAD(P)H oxidoreductase: MKVLTVVSHPRRESLTFAIAERFIQGLKDAGHEVEIADLYGEEFNPLLYEQDEPDWDNPYKSYSPRVHAEMERLKRNEGLAFIFPVWWYSLPAMVKGYIDRVWNYGFAYGGARLPHKKVLWIPLVGETEESLKKRNFDAMISHYLNVGLAGYTGISQSEVAFLYNTLAEDIENEEEVKKHYENLFNRAYKLGITYSHSLTEK, from the coding sequence ATGAAAGTGTTAACTGTTGTCTCGCATCCCAGAAGAGAATCCCTTACGTTTGCGATTGCCGAGCGTTTTATTCAAGGGTTAAAAGACGCTGGACATGAAGTGGAAATTGCGGATTTGTATGGGGAAGAGTTTAATCCGCTGTTATACGAACAAGATGAACCGGATTGGGACAATCCTTATAAATCATATTCTCCACGTGTTCACGCAGAAATGGAAAGATTGAAAAGAAACGAAGGGTTAGCCTTTATCTTCCCGGTGTGGTGGTATTCCTTACCGGCAATGGTAAAAGGATATATAGACCGGGTATGGAACTATGGTTTTGCTTACGGGGGAGCGCGCCTTCCGCACAAAAAAGTATTGTGGATACCGCTTGTTGGGGAGACAGAAGAAAGCCTGAAAAAAAGAAATTTTGATGCGATGATTTCCCATTATTTGAATGTTGGTTTAGCTGGTTATACAGGCATTTCTCAATCAGAAGTGGCATTTCTGTATAATACATTAGCTGAAGATATAGAAAATGAAGAGGAAGTAAAAAAGCATTATGAGAATCTTTTTAATCGAGCATATAAGCTAGGGATTACATATAGCCATTCATTAACCGAAAAATAA
- a CDS encoding beta-class carbonic anhydrase, translating into MSDIFNEVLAANKEYAANFGDKANLAMPPKRRFAILTCMDARLDPAKFAGLAEGDAHVIRNAGGRASDDAIRSLVISYKLLGTREWFVIHHTDCGMETFTNDIIRNLLANSLEQAEFDGKNWRDTGRGPGSRAGEYMEFLPISNLEQSVIDDVERIRSHPLVPGYIPIYGFIYDVKSGRLIEVPEANRIGRATI; encoded by the coding sequence ATGAGCGATATTTTCAACGAAGTATTGGCTGCAAACAAGGAATATGCCGCTAATTTCGGGGACAAAGCAAATTTGGCGATGCCGCCGAAGCGTCGCTTTGCCATTCTGACCTGCATGGATGCGCGCCTTGACCCAGCCAAGTTTGCCGGTTTGGCAGAAGGTGATGCTCATGTGATCCGAAATGCTGGAGGCCGGGCAAGCGATGACGCGATTCGTTCTCTTGTCATCTCGTACAAGCTGTTGGGAACGCGGGAGTGGTTCGTGATTCATCATACCGATTGCGGCATGGAGACATTTACTAATGACATTATCCGCAATTTGCTCGCAAACAGTCTGGAACAAGCAGAGTTTGATGGGAAAAATTGGCGTGACACCGGAAGAGGGCCGGGTTCCAGAGCAGGAGAATATATGGAATTTTTGCCAATCAGCAATCTGGAACAGAGTGTGATCGACGATGTCGAGCGGATTCGTTCCCATCCTCTTGTTCCGGGCTATATTCCGATTTACGGTTTTATTTACGACGTGAAAAGCGGCCGGCTGATTGAAGTACCTGAAGCTAACCGCATTGGCCGGGCAACTATCTGA
- a CDS encoding MFS transporter, whose protein sequence is MSTTNANLSMTSLLRNRFIQTIMTASLFIQIGIWVRNFAILLFVTEKTNGDALAVSLISVAEFAPIFIFSFIGGTFADRWRPKRTMIWCDLFSAISIFVILMALLFGTWKAVFLTTFVSAILSQFSQPSGMKLFKVHVPQEQMQAGMSLFQTMIAVFMIIGPILGTFVFQQFGIYISMAIVGTAFLLSALVLTLLPPDQIVEKSESKASLWREIKLGFQYVWSRKILVTLGGGFMAAGLGLGLIHPLAIFLVTERLGLEKDYLQWLFTAHGAAMIIGGAAAMVFSNRIAPHILLMLGMGVMAAGIFVMGWSTMFWLTLLAEFIIGLFMPAFHIGINTIILNNTDETFVGRVNGILTPLFMGSMVITMSLAGLLKKQFSLFTIYQASAALFVIGILVMLPMFRMLRISPLASHNTVQHHR, encoded by the coding sequence ATGTCAACAACAAACGCAAACCTATCCATGACTTCCCTATTACGTAATCGTTTCATCCAAACGATTATGACGGCTAGCCTGTTTATTCAGATTGGCATTTGGGTTCGTAACTTTGCGATTCTGTTGTTTGTTACCGAGAAGACAAATGGGGATGCGCTTGCCGTCTCACTCATATCGGTGGCTGAATTTGCACCGATTTTTATCTTTTCTTTTATTGGCGGCACGTTTGCAGATCGCTGGCGACCAAAACGGACGATGATCTGGTGCGACCTCTTCAGCGCTATATCGATATTTGTCATATTAATGGCGCTCCTGTTTGGAACATGGAAAGCGGTTTTTCTCACTACATTCGTCTCCGCGATCCTATCACAGTTCTCTCAGCCTTCGGGGATGAAACTGTTCAAAGTGCACGTTCCACAAGAGCAGATGCAGGCAGGTATGTCATTATTCCAAACAATGATAGCGGTTTTTATGATCATCGGTCCGATATTAGGCACTTTCGTCTTCCAACAATTTGGTATCTACATCTCGATGGCGATAGTAGGGACAGCTTTTCTGTTATCTGCTCTTGTACTGACGTTACTGCCTCCCGACCAGATAGTGGAGAAAAGCGAAAGCAAGGCATCGCTCTGGCGTGAAATAAAGCTTGGTTTTCAATATGTATGGTCACGCAAAATTCTTGTGACTTTGGGAGGCGGCTTCATGGCTGCGGGATTAGGGCTTGGATTAATCCACCCGTTGGCCATCTTTCTGGTAACAGAACGCCTTGGCCTGGAGAAAGATTACTTGCAATGGCTGTTCACCGCTCATGGGGCAGCTATGATCATCGGTGGCGCTGCGGCAATGGTCTTCTCTAATCGGATTGCGCCGCACATCCTGCTGATGCTGGGGATGGGTGTCATGGCTGCGGGAATTTTTGTGATGGGTTGGTCCACCATGTTCTGGCTGACCTTGCTGGCCGAATTTATCATCGGTCTATTCATGCCTGCTTTTCATATTGGTATTAATACGATTATCCTGAACAATACCGACGAAACGTTCGTAGGACGTGTGAACGGAATATTGACCCCTCTGTTCATGGGTTCGATGGTTATCACGATGAGCTTGGCTGGTCTGTTGAAAAAACAATTCTCGCTCTTCACGATCTATCAAGCCTCTGCCGCACTCTTTGTCATTGGCATTTTGGTCATGCTTCCGATGTTCCGGATGCTTAGAATAAGTCCATTAGCCAGCCATAATACGGTGCAGCACCACAGATGA
- a CDS encoding globin-coupled sensor protein → MNFSLWIKKEKHNSPHKIALELPNERKPIQIKDATINMQLEIIGLTHRDLAILSQLKPLVEEKINWIAECFYETLEKEPSLFQIIHQHSTIERLKKTLITHVIEMFEGRIDEAFIEKRTRIAVAHVKIGLLPKWYMCAFQKLQLLIIETIVPHLDDPSLLVESIKSITKILNFEQQLVLEQYEKTNEEIRMQMEHAKNELKLQLQATAQELSGISEEVNASVSELTTEAMNILQSIEEASSISEKSERHSAEGQEKLQKQLSEIHHIQTMMKEVNAKINSLQQSARDIARINNIVTEIADQTNMLSLNASIEAARAGEHGRGFAVVADEVRKLASQTKKSVADITNILNDLNQKVGAISESINSAHTLIDRRTSDMEKIHQFFETLSQSLQQIRTQNQGICEKMKRYVDVVTDINDATNNVAVSAERLEQLTNGL, encoded by the coding sequence ATGAATTTTTCTCTTTGGATTAAAAAAGAAAAACACAATTCTCCTCATAAAATAGCATTGGAACTGCCAAACGAACGAAAACCTATTCAAATAAAAGATGCCACTATTAATATGCAATTAGAAATAATCGGGCTAACTCATCGCGATTTAGCTATATTGTCACAGTTAAAACCATTGGTAGAAGAAAAAATTAATTGGATTGCCGAGTGCTTTTACGAGACGTTAGAGAAAGAACCATCTTTATTTCAAATTATCCATCAACATAGCACCATTGAACGTCTCAAAAAAACGCTTATCACACATGTGATTGAAATGTTTGAAGGACGCATTGATGAAGCATTTATTGAAAAACGCACGCGCATTGCAGTCGCACATGTAAAAATTGGGCTGTTGCCAAAATGGTATATGTGCGCATTTCAGAAGCTTCAGTTGCTGATTATAGAAACAATCGTTCCACATCTGGACGATCCTTCACTGTTGGTTGAATCGATAAAATCGATCACAAAAATTTTAAATTTTGAGCAACAGCTTGTTTTAGAACAATATGAAAAAACAAATGAAGAAATCCGAATGCAGATGGAACATGCTAAAAACGAACTCAAACTGCAACTGCAAGCGACAGCGCAAGAACTTTCCGGCATATCCGAAGAAGTCAATGCTTCGGTTTCTGAATTGACAACGGAAGCAATGAACATTTTGCAATCCATTGAGGAAGCCTCTTCTATTTCCGAAAAAAGCGAGCGCCATTCTGCCGAGGGCCAAGAAAAATTGCAAAAACAATTATCAGAAATCCACCATATTCAAACAATGATGAAAGAAGTCAATGCAAAAATCAACAGCTTACAACAGTCAGCCCGTGATATCGCAAGAATCAACAATATCGTGACAGAGATTGCCGATCAGACAAACATGCTCTCGTTAAACGCTTCGATCGAAGCGGCGCGCGCAGGAGAACATGGCAGAGGTTTTGCAGTTGTCGCTGATGAAGTGAGAAAGCTTGCTTCCCAAACGAAAAAGTCTGTTGCTGACATCACAAATATTTTAAACGACTTGAATCAGAAGGTAGGGGCGATTTCCGAATCAATCAATTCAGCACACACATTGATTGACCGCAGGACAAGCGATATGGAGAAGATCCATCAGTTTTTTGAAACGTTATCACAGTCACTTCAGCAAATCCGCACCCAAAATCAAGGGATTTGCGAAAAAATGAAACGGTACGTAGATGTGGTCACCGATATTAATGACGCCACCAACAACGTCGCTGTATCGGCTGAGCGATTGGAGCAATTAACAAACGGCTTATAA
- a CDS encoding DNA polymerase IV, giving the protein METTRQKYGRVILHVDCNSFFASCEIARDPSLKEKAVVVAGDPKERKGVVLAANYIAKQRFGIYTTMPLWEAKKRCPHLVILKPDFHLYRDTSEKVFQFLKTFTPVLEPASIDEGYLDITDGYSSRSSPLDIAEQIQKGLLKTLHIPVSIGIAPNKFLAKMASDMKKPLGITVLRKRDVPKILWPLPVQQMHGVGDKTAKKLNGIGIFTIGELAKAETAILQNLLGITGVRLKERANGIDPRPVDPEAGEKWKSIGNSTTLSRNVTEERVLLEVLRDLAQSVSKRMKQKHVVSSTIQIMIRYSNFQTITRSKTWENPVQEAEEIFQRAVYLLKRHWNGNPVRLLGITAIDVFDKREAVKQLDLFHFEEDAKKEALQNTIEHLQQKFGDSIIQKGYEFFRR; this is encoded by the coding sequence ATGGAAACAACGCGCCAAAAGTACGGTCGTGTCATTTTACATGTCGACTGCAATTCATTTTTTGCAAGCTGCGAGATCGCGCGAGATCCATCGTTAAAAGAAAAAGCGGTTGTTGTAGCGGGAGACCCGAAAGAACGCAAAGGTGTTGTGTTAGCGGCAAACTATATCGCAAAACAACGCTTTGGCATTTACACGACGATGCCGTTATGGGAAGCGAAAAAAAGATGCCCGCATCTTGTTATATTAAAGCCCGATTTTCACTTATACCGCGATACAAGCGAGAAAGTATTTCAATTTTTGAAGACGTTTACCCCTGTTTTGGAGCCTGCTTCGATTGATGAAGGATATTTGGATATCACCGATGGTTATTCATCACGCAGTTCACCATTGGACATCGCGGAGCAAATCCAGAAAGGATTGTTAAAAACGTTGCATATTCCTGTTAGCATTGGCATTGCGCCAAATAAATTTTTGGCCAAAATGGCGAGCGATATGAAAAAACCGTTAGGCATTACCGTTCTGCGCAAGCGCGATGTGCCAAAAATACTTTGGCCACTTCCTGTTCAGCAGATGCATGGCGTTGGTGACAAAACGGCAAAAAAATTAAATGGCATTGGCATTTTCACTATCGGTGAGTTGGCGAAGGCGGAAACCGCGATATTGCAAAATTTGCTTGGTATTACTGGGGTTCGCTTAAAAGAGCGGGCGAATGGGATAGATCCCCGTCCGGTTGATCCAGAAGCGGGTGAAAAATGGAAATCAATCGGGAACTCCACAACGCTTTCCCGAAATGTGACAGAGGAGCGGGTTCTCCTTGAGGTGTTGCGCGATTTGGCGCAATCCGTCAGCAAGCGAATGAAACAGAAGCATGTTGTTTCTTCGACGATCCAAATTATGATTCGCTACAGCAATTTTCAAACAATCACCCGCAGCAAAACATGGGAAAATCCAGTTCAAGAGGCGGAAGAAATCTTTCAGCGTGCCGTCTATTTATTAAAACGCCATTGGAACGGCAATCCGGTAAGGCTGCTGGGCATTACCGCCATCGATGTGTTTGATAAAAGGGAAGCGGTGAAACAATTAGACTTGTTTCACTTTGAAGAGGATGCCAAAAAGGAAGCGTTGCAGAATACGATTGAGCACCTTCAGCAAAAATTTGGCGATAGCATCATTCAAAAAGGCTATGAATTTTTTCGGAGATAA
- a CDS encoding hemolysin family protein, with protein MEIVNLLMVGILIALTAFFVASEFAIVKVRSTRIDQLIAEGNRNARAAKRVISNLDEYLSACQLGITITALGLGWLGEPTVEHLLHPVFKQMNLNESVASFLSFAIAFATITFLHVVVGELAPKTLAIQKAETITLLSSRPLILFYKIMYPFIWALNGSARVITGLFGLKPASEHEVAHSEEELRLILSESYKSGEINQSEYKYVNNIFEFDNRVAKEIMVPRTEIVAFDKNDAIMDILEVVKQEKYTRYPVIDGDKDHIVGMVNIKEILTDCIQTPQAVEKKLGDYVRPIIQVIESIPIHDLLVKMQRERVHMAILVDEYGGTAGLVTVEDILEEIVGEIQDEFDIDEVPMIRKVNEHTTIVDGKVLIEDINDLLGTDIDDTDVDTIGGWILTEKFDIQQGGVLSYGDYEFKVLQMEGHHVQLVEITKRTKAPSLIVQETPIE; from the coding sequence TTGGAGATAGTTAATTTGCTGATGGTTGGCATTTTAATTGCCTTAACAGCATTCTTTGTTGCATCGGAATTTGCCATTGTTAAAGTGCGCAGTACACGTATTGACCAGCTGATCGCTGAAGGAAACCGAAACGCCCGGGCTGCAAAACGAGTCATCAGCAATTTGGACGAATATTTATCGGCGTGCCAGCTTGGCATCACCATTACCGCATTAGGGCTTGGTTGGCTTGGTGAACCAACGGTGGAGCATTTGCTCCACCCTGTATTTAAACAAATGAATTTAAATGAGTCTGTTGCGTCTTTCCTTTCTTTCGCGATTGCTTTTGCGACGATTACATTTTTGCATGTAGTTGTTGGTGAATTAGCTCCTAAGACGTTGGCGATTCAAAAAGCAGAAACCATAACGCTGTTATCTTCAAGGCCTTTGATCCTTTTCTACAAAATCATGTATCCGTTTATATGGGCCTTAAACGGCTCCGCTCGCGTCATTACCGGATTGTTTGGATTGAAACCGGCATCTGAACATGAAGTGGCCCATTCAGAGGAAGAATTGCGGCTGATTTTATCCGAAAGCTATAAGAGCGGGGAAATTAATCAGTCGGAATATAAATATGTAAACAATATTTTTGAGTTTGACAACCGGGTCGCCAAAGAAATCATGGTGCCGCGCACAGAAATTGTCGCATTCGACAAAAATGATGCAATCATGGATATTTTGGAAGTTGTGAAGCAAGAAAAATATACGCGCTATCCTGTTATAGACGGAGATAAAGACCATATCGTTGGCATGGTAAACATAAAAGAAATATTAACGGATTGTATTCAAACCCCGCAAGCGGTTGAAAAGAAATTAGGCGATTATGTCCGCCCAATCATACAAGTCATTGAATCCATCCCGATCCATGATTTGCTTGTTAAGATGCAGCGTGAACGAGTTCATATGGCAATTTTAGTTGATGAATACGGCGGAACCGCAGGGCTTGTGACGGTCGAGGATATATTAGAGGAAATTGTCGGCGAAATTCAAGATGAGTTTGATATTGACGAGGTTCCGATGATCCGTAAAGTCAATGAACACACTACTATTGTTGATGGGAAAGTATTGATTGAAGATATAAATGACTTGCTTGGAACAGACATCGATGATACGGATGTTGATACGATTGGCGGCTGGATTTTAACAGAAAAATTTGATATCCAGCAAGGCGGCGTTCTTTCCTACGGCGATTACGAATTTAAAGTATTACAAATGGAAGGGCATCATGTCCAATTAGTGGAAATCACAAAACGCACGAAGGCTCCTTCGCTTATTGTGCAAGAAACGCCAATAGAATAG
- a CDS encoding zinc metallopeptidase, giving the protein MLFHPMDILIFLAFGLSLWAQFKVKGTFNKWAEVHANSSLTGAEVARKILDSNGLYHVPVELVPGTLTDHYDPLSRTVRLSEPVYYGRSIAAVSVAAHEVGHAIQHQQSYGALVLRHRMFPVVNFSSGIAPFLLLVGFLLHQASLIGLGIILFSAAVAFQLVTLPVEFNASSRAKKLLLAEGIIFNDEVRGVNKVLNAAALTYVAAALISVLELLKFVMIFFQGNNNEE; this is encoded by the coding sequence ATGTTATTTCATCCGATGGATATCCTCATTTTTTTAGCATTTGGCTTGTCGCTTTGGGCACAATTTAAAGTAAAAGGGACATTTAATAAGTGGGCCGAGGTCCATGCCAACTCTTCCCTTACGGGGGCTGAAGTGGCAAGAAAGATTCTCGATTCCAACGGTTTATATCATGTACCCGTTGAATTAGTGCCCGGTACATTAACAGACCATTACGATCCATTATCACGCACGGTTCGATTATCTGAACCTGTTTATTACGGACGTTCCATCGCTGCTGTATCGGTAGCCGCCCATGAGGTTGGCCATGCGATCCAGCATCAGCAATCCTACGGAGCGCTAGTTTTGCGGCACCGCATGTTTCCAGTAGTGAATTTCTCTTCTGGAATTGCTCCATTTCTATTGTTAGTCGGGTTTTTGTTGCACCAAGCTTCGCTCATTGGCCTTGGCATTATTCTCTTTTCGGCAGCCGTAGCGTTCCAATTAGTGACGCTTCCGGTAGAATTTAATGCAAGCTCTCGTGCCAAAAAATTGCTTCTTGCGGAAGGGATTATCTTTAATGATGAAGTTCGTGGCGTTAACAAAGTGTTAAACGCTGCGGCATTGACATATGTAGCTGCGGCATTAATCTCCGTTTTAGAGTTGCTCAAATTTGTTATGATTTTCTTCCAAGGGAATAATAATGAAGAATAA
- a CDS encoding sporulation protein, giving the protein MLKKFLSKLGIGSANINLVLHHSQARLGETISGEFLIEGGTVEQHINKIAVELRLTLKQNGQAQTKTVATIPVASAFVIQAGEKKVLPFTYELPKTLPVSRHGIYYTFVTRLDIAGGVDHLDEDAVQILPPLPLEKIFVAFEKLGFREKATSGTLKPYGQEFAWFPTEQFKEAVQEVEFFALLEEEGIRLLLEVDVYAGAFGLQEKELKREIFFPYAELNDADMLAGKLRETMQEMIEQPHQYAASSYMTHYSHTSHLHGRGHSMMGAIGGFAAGMFAGMLVEELVGDAVEEALSFDEEAEEEGFFDDFFGGEDEEF; this is encoded by the coding sequence ATGTTAAAAAAGTTTTTATCAAAACTTGGGATTGGCTCTGCAAACATCAATCTTGTGCTGCATCATTCCCAAGCGCGTCTGGGCGAGACGATTAGCGGCGAATTTCTCATTGAAGGAGGAACGGTAGAACAGCATATCAACAAAATTGCTGTAGAACTCCGGTTAACATTAAAGCAAAACGGGCAAGCGCAGACAAAAACAGTGGCAACAATTCCAGTCGCTTCTGCCTTTGTCATTCAAGCTGGCGAGAAGAAAGTATTGCCTTTTACCTATGAGTTGCCAAAAACGCTTCCAGTGTCAAGACACGGTATTTATTACACGTTTGTTACCCGTCTTGATATTGCAGGCGGTGTCGATCATTTAGATGAAGATGCTGTGCAAATTCTTCCGCCGTTGCCTTTAGAAAAAATTTTCGTTGCTTTTGAAAAGCTTGGTTTCCGGGAAAAGGCGACTTCAGGAACACTAAAACCGTATGGCCAAGAATTTGCATGGTTTCCAACTGAGCAATTTAAAGAGGCTGTTCAAGAAGTGGAGTTTTTTGCATTGCTTGAAGAGGAAGGAATCCGTCTGCTTCTTGAAGTGGACGTATATGCAGGAGCCTTTGGCTTGCAAGAAAAAGAGTTAAAGCGGGAAATCTTTTTCCCATATGCAGAATTAAATGATGCAGACATGCTGGCTGGCAAACTTCGCGAAACGATGCAAGAAATGATCGAGCAGCCGCATCAATATGCAGCATCATCTTACATGACTCATTATTCCCATACTTCTCATTTGCATGGGCGAGGGCATAGTATGATGGGAGCGATTGGCGGCTTTGCTGCGGGGATGTTTGCGGGAATGTTAGTGGAAGAACTCGTTGGTGACGCCGTCGAAGAAGCATTAAGCTTTGATGAGGAAGCTGAAGAAGAAGGATTTTTTGACGATTTCTTTGGCGGAGAAGATGAAGAATTTTAA
- a CDS encoding MerR family transcriptional regulator, with the protein MTVRFFKNIILIDDSKNILGSEFIGKFLKIGELADLAGVSKRTIDYYTQLGLLEPVRSETNYRYYPEESLEHLRLINALKKQHLTLEEIKEWLQIIKNQPVAVDEIVDKIEHLQEQMKHIQEEVLELKPLLKQLNEQQIKLMTKPLAQQGYALLHALAILLGENPFI; encoded by the coding sequence TTGACTGTACGGTTTTTTAAGAATATAATTCTAATTGATGATTCCAAAAATATATTGGGGAGTGAGTTCATTGGGAAGTTCCTCAAAATTGGTGAACTCGCAGATTTAGCTGGAGTTTCCAAACGGACAATTGACTATTACACGCAATTAGGGTTACTCGAACCTGTTCGCTCTGAGACAAATTATCGCTATTATCCCGAAGAGAGTCTTGAGCATTTGCGGTTAATCAATGCATTAAAAAAGCAGCATTTAACGCTTGAAGAAATCAAAGAATGGTTGCAGATTATCAAAAATCAGCCAGTTGCTGTGGATGAAATCGTAGATAAAATTGAGCATCTTCAAGAACAGATGAAACATATTCAAGAAGAAGTATTGGAATTAAAACCGTTGCTTAAGCAATTAAATGAACAGCAGATCAAGCTGATGACAAAGCCATTGGCCCAACAAGGCTATGCATTGTTGCACGCGTTAGCGATATTGCTTGGAGAAAATCCTTTTATTTAA
- a CDS encoding DUF4405 domain-containing protein, with product MLLSFLLIVISGICTSQALFPFAESKDSPWRNIHHFFSAISIILVGIHLGLHWNFVSNVK from the coding sequence TTGCTCCTTTCTTTTTTGCTTATTGTCATTAGTGGAATATGTACTTCGCAAGCACTATTCCCTTTCGCAGAGTCTAAAGACAGTCCGTGGAGAAATATTCATCATTTTTTCTCGGCAATATCCATTATATTAGTAGGAATACATCTTGGATTGCATTGGAATTTTGTATCGAATGTCAAGTAG
- a CDS encoding MaoC family dehydratase, giving the protein MTKISELKVGELLPEIKLSPVSRLDLIKYAGASGDYNPIHTIDEEAKKAGLPGIIAHGMWTMGNLAKLFTPYYEEGFIRDYFVRFQSMVFLDDVITLKATVKEKEEKKLRFAVSAVNQNGKEVAKGEAIFSVY; this is encoded by the coding sequence ATGACGAAAATCAGCGAATTAAAAGTAGGAGAGTTGTTGCCAGAAATTAAGCTTTCGCCTGTTTCCCGTCTCGATCTCATTAAATATGCCGGTGCTTCCGGCGACTACAATCCGATTCATACGATAGACGAAGAAGCGAAAAAAGCTGGGCTGCCGGGAATTATTGCGCACGGAATGTGGACGATGGGAAATCTCGCCAAACTGTTTACGCCCTATTATGAAGAAGGGTTTATTCGCGATTATTTCGTTCGCTTTCAATCAATGGTTTTTCTCGATGATGTCATAACATTAAAGGCGACGGTCAAGGAAAAGGAAGAGAAGAAATTGCGTTTCGCTGTTTCTGCCGTCAATCAAAACGGGAAAGAAGTCGCAAAAGGAGAAGCCATCTTTTCTGTCTATTAA
- a CDS encoding MaoC family dehydratase N-terminal domain-containing protein — protein sequence MFAEYIGKCSNKVKNVVERGAVKKFAEAIGDPHPIYWDEETGKMSRYKTNIAPPTFPRVFDYGVIEGLKLPSKGLIHGEQRFHYERPLYVGEELYCYSKVEDYYEKQSSMGKLGFLIITNYGEDPSGNVIFTSTSTIIITEAVRKAMIV from the coding sequence ATGTTTGCCGAATATATCGGAAAATGCTCCAACAAAGTAAAAAATGTTGTCGAGCGGGGAGCGGTCAAAAAGTTTGCTGAAGCGATCGGCGATCCGCACCCAATTTATTGGGATGAAGAGACGGGAAAAATGTCACGATATAAAACAAACATCGCGCCCCCGACATTTCCAAGGGTGTTTGACTACGGCGTGATTGAAGGCTTGAAACTTCCCAGCAAAGGGCTGATTCACGGTGAACAGCGGTTTCATTATGAAAGGCCGCTTTATGTCGGCGAGGAATTATATTGCTATTCCAAAGTGGAAGATTACTATGAAAAACAAAGCAGCATGGGGAAGCTTGGATTTTTAATCATCACGAATTACGGGGAAGACCCTTCCGGAAACGTTATTTTCACGTCCACATCGACAATCATTATTACAGAAGCAGTAAGAAAGGCGATGATCGTATGA